The Mumia flava sequence CCCCGCGGCGTGAGCCGAGAAGCTCGGCCCCGGCGACGACCTGCGGATCGAAGTCGAAGACGACCGCGTCGTCGGTGCTGCCGATGACGACGTCCTCGCCGGCGGCGGCGCCGAGCTCGAGGAGCCGGGCCTCGACCCCGAGCCGGGCCAGCCGGTCAGCCAGGAACCCGACCGCCTCGTCGTTGGTGAAGTCGGTCTGCCGGACCCAGCGCTCCGGCTTCTCACCCGTCACCCGCCACATCTCACCCTGCCGGACCACGGAGAAGTCGTCCCCGCCGTCCGCGGACGGCGGGCTCAGCACGATCCGGCGGGCGGGTGCGGGCTCGACCGTACGGCGCGTCGACGCCACGACCTCGGCCATCGCGTACGACAGCGCAGCCAGCCCCTCGTGGCTGGCCGCGGAGATCTCGAACACCTCGAGGCCGCGATCGGCCAGCTCAGCACGGACGAACTCGGCGATCGTCCTCGCGTCCGGGACGTCGACCTTGTTCAAGGCGACGAGGCGGGGACGGTCCTCGAGCCCGCCGTACGCCGCCAGCTCGTTCTCGATCACGTCGAGATCGGTCAGCGGGTCACGGCCCGGCTCGATCGTCGCGCAGTCGATCACGTGGACCAGCGCCGCACAGCGCTCCACATGACGCAGGAAGTCGTGCCCGAGACCACGACCCTGGCTGGCGCCCTCGATCAGGCCGGGAACGTCCGCGACCGTGAAGGTGGTGTCGCCGGCGACCACCACGCCGAGGTTCGGGATCAGGGTGGTGAACGGGTAGTCGGCGATCTTCGGGCGGGACCGCGAGAGCGCTGCGATCAGGCTCGACTTGCCGGCCGACGGGAAGCCCACCAGGCCGATGTCGGCGACGACCTTGAGCTCGAGCGTGATCGTACGCTCGTCGCCCGGCTCACCCTTGAGCGCGAACCCGGGGGCCTTGCGCTTCGACGAGGCGAGCGCGGCGTTGCCGAGGCCGCCGCGGCCGCCGTTCGCGACCACCAGCTCGGTGCCGGGACCGATCATGTCGGCGAGCAGCTCGCCGTCGCCGGACCGGACCACGGTCCCCTCAGGAACCTCGAGGACCAGGTCGTCGCCGGCCGCGCCGCTGCGGTTGCCTCCGCTGCCGTGCAGTCCCTTGCCGGCCCGCCGGTGCGGCTCGTGGTAGAAGTCCACGAGCGTGGTGACCTGAGACTCGACCCGGAGCACGACGTCGCCGCCCCGCCCGCCGTTGCCGCCGTCGGGGCCGCCGAGCGGCTTGAACTTCTCCCGGTGCACCGACGCGATGCCGTTGCCGCCGTCGCCTGCCTTGACGTGCAGCGTCACCCGGTCGACGAATGTCGGAACCGCCATCGCGTCTGCTCACTCTCCTCTGGGTCGGCCCGGAACGGACGAAGGGGCGGGACCCGCACTCGTGCGGACCCGCCCCTTCCTCGTGAAGTCCTTCAGGTCACTCCGCCGGGACGACGTTGACCACGCGGCGCCCACGGCGCGAGCCGAACTCGACCGCACCGGCGGCGAGCGCGAACAGCGTGTCGTCCCCACCGCGGCCGACGTTGGTGCCGGGGTGGAAGTGGGTGCCCCGCTGACGGACGATGATCTCGCCGGCGTTCACCTGCTGACCGCCGAAGCGCTTCACACCGAGGCGCTGGGCGTTGGAGTCGCGGCCGTTCTTGGTAGAAGCGGCGCCCTTCTTGTGTGCCATCTGCTCGAGCCTACTTTCGCGTCACTTCGAGATGCCGGTGATCTTGACCTGGGTGTAGTGCTGGCGGTGACCCTGGCGCTTCTTGTATCCGGTCTTGTTCTTGTACTTCTGGATGACGATCTTCGGGCCCTTGGTCTCCCCGAGGACCTCAGCCGTCACCGACACCTTCGCGAGGCTGTCGGCGTCGCTGGTCACCGACTCGCCGTCGACGAGCAGCACCGCGGGGAGCTCGACCGAGTCTCCGGTCGCGCTGGCGACCTTGTCGATCTCGATGACGTCGCCGACCGCGACCTTCTTCTGCTGGCCGCCACTGCGCACGATCGCGTACACCGCCGACTCACTTCCTCACTGGTTGCTGCTGCACGTTGTCGAAACTGGGGGTGGTGCCCGGCGAGACCGCTGCGGGCACACAGATCAGCGCGCACGTGAGCGCACCGACGCACTAGTCTACGGAGTCGTCTCGGGCCCGGTCAAAACGGGGTCGGCCGACTCGCTGTTCATCGTACCGGGTGCCTCCACACCGGCCTCGTCGCTGCCGGAGGACGTCGCAGAGGCGGGCTTGCGGCGGGAACGGCGACGCTTCGGAGTGGCCTCCGCGGGCGTCTCCTCGCCGGCAGGCTCGCCCTTCGGCTGCTCGTCCTTCGGCTGCTCGCCCTTCGGCTGCTCGTCCTTCGGCTGGTCGTCCTTCGGCTGGTCGTCCTTCGGCTGCTCGCCCTTGGACTGCTGGTCGCCACCCTTGGACTGGCCGCCCTTGCCCTCGTCCGACTTCGCCTTGCGGTTGCGGTTGCGGCCGCCACGCCGGCCCGATTCGTCCGAGGACTTCTTCGGCTCGATCGGCTCGTCGTGGATCATCAGGCCGCGACCGCCGCAGTGCTCGCAAGGCTCGCTGAACGCCTCGAGCAGGCCGGTCCCGATCCGCTTGCGCGTCATCTGGACCAGACCGAGCGAGGTGACCTCGGCGACCTGGTGCCGGGTGCGGTCACGGCCGAGGCACTCGACGAGGCGCCGCAGCACGAGGTCGCGGTTGCTCTCCAGCACCATGTCGATGAAGTCGACGACGATGATCCCGCCGATGTCGCGGAGCCGGAGCTGGCGAACGATCTCCTCGGCGGCCTCGAGGTTGTTCTTCGTCACCGTCTCCTCGAGGTTGCCCCCGGACCCGGTGAACTTGCCGGTGTTGACGTCGACGACGGTCATCGCCTCGGTCCGGTCGATGATCAGCGATCCGCCGGAGGGCAGCCAGACCTTGCGGTCGAGCGCCTTCGCGATCTGCTCGTCGATCCGGTGGGCGGTGAACACGTCCCCACGGCCCGAGCCGTCCCAGACCTCCACACGGTCCTTCAGGTCGGGGGCGACGTGGCTGACGTAGCCCTCGATCATGTCCGAGGCGTCCGAGCCCTCGACCACCAGGCGCGAGAAGTCTTCGTTGAACAGGTCGCGGACGACCTTGATCATGAGGTCGGGCTCGCCGTACAGCAGCTGCGGGGCGGAGCCGGATGACTTCTTCTCGATGTCCTTCCAGCGGGCGTCGAGCGCCTCGACGTCGCGGGTGAGCTGCTCCTCGGTCGCGCCCTCGGCCGCGGTCCGGATGATCACGCCGGCGTCGCCCGGGAGGATCTCCTTGAGCAG is a genomic window containing:
- the rpmA gene encoding 50S ribosomal protein L27, whose protein sequence is MAHKKGAASTKNGRDSNAQRLGVKRFGGQQVNAGEIIVRQRGTHFHPGTNVGRGGDDTLFALAAGAVEFGSRRGRRVVNVVPAE
- the rplU gene encoding 50S ribosomal protein L21, which encodes MYAIVRSGGQQKKVAVGDVIEIDKVASATGDSVELPAVLLVDGESVTSDADSLAKVSVTAEVLGETKGPKIVIQKYKNKTGYKKRQGHRQHYTQVKITGISK
- the obgE gene encoding GTPase ObgE, with product MAVPTFVDRVTLHVKAGDGGNGIASVHREKFKPLGGPDGGNGGRGGDVVLRVESQVTTLVDFYHEPHRRAGKGLHGSGGNRSGAAGDDLVLEVPEGTVVRSGDGELLADMIGPGTELVVANGGRGGLGNAALASSKRKAPGFALKGEPGDERTITLELKVVADIGLVGFPSAGKSSLIAALSRSRPKIADYPFTTLIPNLGVVVAGDTTFTVADVPGLIEGASQGRGLGHDFLRHVERCAALVHVIDCATIEPGRDPLTDLDVIENELAAYGGLEDRPRLVALNKVDVPDARTIAEFVRAELADRGLEVFEISAASHEGLAALSYAMAEVVASTRRTVEPAPARRIVLSPPSADGGDDFSVVRQGEMWRVTGEKPERWVRQTDFTNDEAVGFLADRLARLGVEARLLELGAAAGEDVVIGSTDDAVVFDFDPQVVAGAELLGSRRGEDERLVQNHRRTTKERREALAARREHERVAREERERTSAAEDLWSEEDEDA